In Chryseobacterium sp. C-71, the genomic window CATCCAAACTTTTTGAAGTTGCTAATCCTATCCTTTTAGTATTCGTCTTTCCGTTGGAAGTCCCCATAAAGAACAGATAATACTGATCATCTACTTTTTTAATTAATGGATTGTGACACGTTGTTGCATCCCAAAACTCGCCGCCTCTAGGAGCAAGAACAATCTGCTTGTGCTGAAATTCTTCAAAAGGCGAGTTGGCTTCTGCACGGCAGATCTCAGAACCGTTGAGCCAGCCGCCCATTCCTTTTTCTTTTTTCCAGCGGGAGTAGAAAAGATGCACTTTACCGTCTTCGCCCCAAATCGGAGATGAACACCAGATATAGTAGCCATCCAGTTCTAATGATCTTCCGATGGGTTTTAAATTAAAATAAGGCTTGTCTGAAAAATCAAATGCACGGCTAAATGATGAACTGAAGAATACTGCTGCAATTCCTAAAGCTGAAGTTTGCAAAAAATCTCTGCGGGTGTATTTTGACTGGCTCATTGTATTTGATTTTCAGCTAATGTAGAAGAAAGCTATTCAAATAGTGTCCTGCGGTTTCGGGTTTACGTTTTTAAATAATATTGTTTTAAATGTTTTTAAATTATTCAATTTTTTAAATCTAAACTATTCAGTCTAAAAGGATAGAAATTGAGGTAAGAAGATTGACTAGTAAAGATTTTTGGAGTGGGAAAATCGTTATATTTGACTGATTAATAATAGAAAAAAACAGCTAACACCACCCCAAGACTTCATTACTAATAGAGACCGACTAAACCAAAAATGAAAATGAAAACTATAAATAAACCGACTGTTTGTAAAAAGATCGTAAGTAGAAAACAATTTTGCAGAAATCTTCTTTTGGTATTATTTCTTTTGGTCACTGCTACTCACGTGATGGCAGTTCCGCCAGACTTTACCACCAAAAATATAAAATTTCTAAGCGAAGGAGACTCGCTTGCAGGAACTATTTATAAGCCTGATCATATTTCTGCAGCTGTTGTACTTATTCACGGATCCGGACAAGAAAAAAGGATGACAAAGTTTGCAACACTACTGGCTAAAAATGGGATTGCTGTTTTAACTTACGACAAACGTGGTGTCGGAGAATCTGGCGGTATCTATGCCGGACCGGAAGTAGGAACCAATAATGTGGACGCCGCCAATCTTAATCTTCTATCTATGGATGCGAGTGCTGCAGTGGAGGTCTTCTCCAACTATTTATCAAACAAGCAAATCCCAATAGGCTTAACCGGTGCAAGCCAGGCTGGATGGATCATTCCGTTGACTGCAGAGAAGAATAAGAAAGTCAAATTTATGGCGATTTTCAGTGGTGCATTGATAACGGTGAAAGAGCAACTTAGGTTTCAGTTTTACACCAACGGAAACTCAAAATTTTGGGATACGCATACAGAAGAAGATGCCCGCAAACACACCATGACCGACCCGGACAAATACGAATTTACAGATACTGATCCTCAAGATGTTCTTTCCAAATTATCAATTCCTGGACTATGGATTTTTGGAGGAAAAGATATTCAAGTACCCGTGAATCTATCCATTGAACACCTCAACACCTTAAAGTCCAAAGGCAAACGCTATGAGTATAGATTATTTCCGGAATTAGGGCATAATACGGCGTTCTCAAAATCCGAAGAGCCTATGAATGAAGCTATAAGATGGATGAAAAATATAAAAATAATGATAGCAAAAAAGTAATAACAGCAAATATAGCATCTCAAAAAGCGGGATATTTAGCATAAAAAAACCACCATATCCGGTGGCTTCAACTGTTTAGGATTTATCAGGAGTTTCAGGAGTTTCCAACGAGGAATTATCAGTTCTGTTGATAAGCAGATTGTTGTACTGATCGGTCAATGCATTCAGCTGATTGATTACCGTAGCGTAAGGTGATGGCGGAGTTTCTATCAATAAGTGAAGCGCATCAATCCTGTCTCGCAACGCATAATAGGCAGTATTGGTTTCTTCTCTTTTTGTTTTAATGGTTTCCGGATTGGCGTCACCATATTCCTGAGTACGAGAAAGATATTTGTTATTAAATTCTTCATTGGCAACCTTCATTTCATTGACCCATGCAAAAATATTGAATGAGCTGATGGCATCTATAAGCTCTGGTTTGTTTTCCCAATCACGGAGAAGGTTGTTGAGCGTGGCGGTTTCTGCCTGATAATTGAGGCGGGCAATACCGCTACCATAGAGTGCCATATTGGCAAGAAGTGACTGTGCCTTCTGTTGCAGATCTGCATCGTAATGGTAGCTATAGCCAAGAAGGAAATAATAAATCCCGTTGATGGCATTATCTCTTCTTTCATCCAATGTTAGAAGTTCCTGTGTTTTTTCACTAGCCAATGCTTTTTTGTAGAGCGCTTCCAGCTCTGTTGTTTTAGTTGTCAGAACTGCAAGTTTTGCTTCAATCCCTAACTGTTCCGGAGTATTCAGATTGATTATTCCTAAGTAGTCTTTTACGTATTGCAAATATTCTGCATTACGAAGTAATTTTAATTCAATTGCGTTCATATTTTTAAAATGTTTTGTTTCGTATCATTTACCGGAAACTTTATCGCAGGGTTGCAACAGGGTTTCCCGATTACCGGAAAGCTTGTTGCAGGGGTGCAATAATCTTTCCCTGCTTCCGGAAAGTATGTTGCGAGGGTGTGAGAAGCTTTCCGGAAACAGGGAAAGCTAGTTGTTACCCTCAGACTTGTTTTTCCAGTACTCTACCTGTTCTTTTAATTCTTTGATGCGCTCTTCGTACTGTTCTACAAGTTTTTCAGATAAGAATGAATTTATCGTAGTTATAGTTCCAACATTTTGAAAAGCAAAACCACCTAATTGATCTAAACTGCTAAAGTTATTTGTTTCATCAATTAAAAAATCTTCGGGCTTTACTTCAAAAATTTCGCTGAGCTTTTCAATATGAGCTGCCCAAGAATGACTCTCCCCTGTTTCTATTCTTGCATAAGCAGATTGGGAAATATGTAGTTTATCTGCCATATCTTCCTGAGAAAAGCCTTTAGATTTTCTCAGTCTTTTTATTTTTTCTGCAACGTTGTTGGTCATGTCATTTTATTTTCAAACAAATATAAAAATAAATTCTCTTACAATGGTTTACCCGAATATCGGGTAGCTTTATGCAAAAACAGGTTTTGCCTCACAAAAAATAATTTTCACTTTTGTATGGTGAATTATTTATATATTTAACAACTAAAAATTAACACACTTTATGAAAAACAAATTATTTCTCAGGCTCTGCCTAATAGTCGTCGTACTGTCTTTCAACTCCTGCCGACAGGATCTTCTTCCGGAAAAGGAAACGTACAACAACAGTAGCGCATTTCAGCTCACTTCTAAAAGAGTTTCCCTTAACGAATCTAAACACAAAGCACAGCTTTTCCCTGAAATTGAGAACGCTGAAGCTAAGTTTAAAGCTTTTGCCAAAAACAATGCACAAGGCAAAATTGTGAATTATGCCAACGGAGTTTCCATAGACACCGATAATGTGATCTACATAGAAAACGGAGCCAATTTTCACACGTACACCTTTAATATTAAAAGAGCAAACGCTCCCGAAACCGCACCGCTGGAAAACCTTTTGCTGATACCTGAAACCGACGGAAGCTACAAAGAGTTTTTGGTGACTTACAACCTTACGTTGCAGGAAAGAGAGAAAGTAAGAAACGGAGAGCCTGTGAATACGGAAGGAAAAACAACTATTACGGAGCTTGCAAAAGGAAGTTTCAATAGTGGCGGACAGTTGGCAAAGATGACCTGCAATTGGACTGAGGAAACCATTTGGCAGGGTTGTAGTCATGTAGTCAATGGTGTATCAATGCACAATCAATCTAATGTGAGTGAATGGTATCTATGTAAGGCCGATGTAAAGCCAAGTGTATACACCGTAATAACAGGAGGTTGCAATATGGGGGAATTACCTGAGCATATAGCACCAGTAGATGGAGGCTCGGGACCCGGAGGAGGTGCAGGAGGCAATGGCCACGATCCTTGTACGAGTGTTGCCAGTGGCCCCGGCCAGGTTGGCATCATCGATTCTAATGGGTGTAGCCCGGGAGCGCCAACACAGCCGAATGATCCTAATCAGGATAATAGAACACCATGCGAGGTATTAAGAGATAATTCTGCAGATCCTGTATTTCAAGGAAAATTGGATAGTCTTAAAAACAGAGTAACGACATATAACGATAAACACGAAACAAGCATCACTGTAAAGAAAACCAAAAACATAAGCTATAAAGTAAGTGCAACACCGGTAGATATAGGTTTTAGCGGTACAATGTCTGTGAAACTTGATCTTTCACCTTATGATATTGCACAAATGCACAATCACGTGAAAGATTATCTGCCCATGTTTTCTTTTGGCGATATTGTAGCTTATTATCAAGGTTATCAGTATCTTGTTGCATCAAGGAAACCAATATATGTTTCTTATGTGACCAGTGAAAATGGTACCACGTATGCTATAAAATTCAATGATCCATCGTTTTTGAATACACTTTTTGCAGGGCTTGATTTGGATAATACTGAACAGGAAAAAGTGGCAAAAGAAAAAATGAAAAAATTATTTAAAAGGTATGGAGAAGATGAGAATCCCTATACTCAAATTAGGGCAGAAGAATTGCTGATTGACGTACTTAATAGCCCAGAGATGGGCGGTGGCAACGGCATACATATTTACAGGAAAGACGGCAATAATTGGGGAAAACTATCCTGCGATGCTGATGGCATCATCAATAAAGAAAATTGTACTTTTAATTAAAATTTTAACAAAAATGAAAAACATACTTATACTCATCATTTTCATATCAGCTTTAAGTTGCAAAGCACAATCAACCATCATCGATATTGTTAATGAATGTAATGACAACAATCATAATTATACAAACGGAAGTGTATATCTAAAAGACATAAGCAATGTGTACCAACCCTTTATAGGTACCTGGAAATGGACTGAAGGTAATCGGGAAATGACTTTGGTTTTGATAAAGCAGACTAAGCACAATTACAATGATACAGGTAATGATAATTATTATGAGGATAGGTTGGTTGGTTATTACATATACAAAGAAAATGGGGTGACACTAATAGATACGTCTAATGATAACTTACAAAAAGATTTTGGAATTACAGTCAATTTTCAGATATACTGTAATAATTCTGATAATGTACATACTGTTTTTTTTACGGATATACCTAAGAACAAAGATTACGAAGTAAAGCTTGAAAAATTATCACCTACTCAGATAAAGTTTAATGGTAAGATGGGGCAGTACAGCATTATGCCAAGCAAAATACCGAAAATTATTCATGGTGGGTATAGTTTTCCGTTAGAGATGACTTTTACAAAGCAGTAATGAATATGAAATCATTTGTTTTTATTTTTATTTTTCAATATACATATTTGTACTCACAAAAGTATGAGAAATATGATCAGATTTTTTTTATAGGTGAAAGGATTAAAACTAGACACTTAGAAATAAAAAGAAGCTATAAGCTTTATCAATCAAGCCGCAAAGATTGCGAAATTGATAAAGATGACAATTGTTATCCTGACGTCACCAAAAGTAATAATTTTAGGATTGGAACAGAATCGTACACTACTTATAAAATCATAAAATTACTCAAGGGCAAATACGATAAAGATACTGTTGAGTATATAAGTATAAAGTATCATGAGGAACTTCCTATTTTTGAAAGCCAGCAAGCAAATAAAAGTAAATATGCATTAATTGGCATATATTGGTTAGGTGGCAAATGGTTTCAGTCTTTTGCAGAGAAAGTATATCCAACAGAAAACCATCGATGGATTTTGCCTTATAAAGATACTTACCCTTTTATTAATTATGAGAAATTATTTCCTGAGAAATTAAGAAGATCAGAAAGAGTTAAAATTATAACAGACGACACATTTTATAATATAAAACATTATTCTAAACCCAATTTAGTAACGCCATATTACAGGAAAAAAGAAAAATATGCAATTGTAACTAAGGCATTTGTTTTCTAAAGAAAAAAAATATTTATTTGCTATAACCTTTATATTGAGGTCATAATTTTTCATTGGAGATGGTTTTTACGAAGCAGTAATAAAAACGTCCTTTAACATAGGGCGTTTTTTGCTCTATTCGTTCTGATCTTTAACAAAAGCTATAATGAATTTCTGGTGACTTATCATCTAACTGAGCCCCCCAGTAAATACCAGAAGTTTCAATTTCGGTGGTCAATTGGTTTTAATTTCTTTATAAGAAGCTGAAAGCCCTCTTGTGATGATTCAAAAGGGGGATTTTATTAAATTTAAAACTTATTATTTCTAGCGGCTGGTTTCTTAGCCGGAGCTTTTTTAGCTGTTGTTGCCTTTTTTGCAGCTGGCTTTTTCGCTGCAGGTTTTTTCTTTTCTGCAAAAGCTTTAGGATCCTGTGCGGTAATCCACTTTTTAACCTCATCAAGAGAAACTTCTTTCAAGTCATCAGCTTCATACTTGGTGTCATCTTTTTTCTTTGGAATTTTGAACATGGCTTTTCCAAATTTAATGAAAGGTCCCCATCTTCCGTTTTCAAGAGAGATTTTTTCTTTTTCCCACTGTTGGATGTATCGGTTGGCTTCTTTCTCTAATTTAGCTTCTACCAATTCGTTGATGTCACTTTGAGAAAGGTTATCAAAATCATATCGTTTCGGCACATTGATAAAAATGCTCTGATATTTGATGAAAGGCCCGAATCTTCCCGTCCCTTTTGTGATAGGTTCACCTTTGAAGTTGGCGATAGGCGCATCGGCTAATTTCTTTTCAGCAATAATTTCTTCTGCACGGTTTTGATCTATAGAAAGTGGATCTTCACCTTTCGGAATACTGATATATGTTTCGCCCCATTTCACATAAGGCCCAAACCTTCCTACACCGATCGTTACCGACTGATCTTCGAAATCATTTAATTCAAATGGTAATTTAAACAACTCCAAAGCATCTTCTAAAGCGATGGTTGCAATATTTTGTCCGGCCATCAATGATGCGAAAATTGGTTTTTCTTCATCGTCCTGTTCCCCAATCTGAATCATCGGTCCGAATCTTCCGATTCTTGCATAAATGTTCTTTCCGGATTTTGGATCAACTCCTAAAAGACGTTCTCCGTTGGCACGGTCGGCATTTTCTTCTACATCTTCAATTCTCGGATGGAATTTTGAGTAGAAATCGGTCATCATTTCTTTCCACTTCTGTTCGCCGTTTGCAATTTCGTCAAAGCTTTCTTCAACTCTTGCTGTAAAACCGTAATCAAGAATTTCAGCGAAATTGTTCGTTAGGAAATCATTTACAACCTCACCAATATCGGTAGGAATAAATTTATTCTTATCGCCCCCGAATTTATCTTCAAGAACTTCTTTTTTGATTTTATCTTTTGCCAAAGATATTTTCACCACTTCACGAGTCTGCGGTTCCAATTCTCTTTTGTCTACATATTCACGGTTTTGAATAGTCTGAATGGTTGGCGCATACGTTGACGGACGGCCAATTCCCAATTCTTCCAGTTTTTTCACCAACATAGCTTCGGTAAATCTTGCTGCCGGTCTTGTGAATTTTTCTGTAGCGGTAATTTTTTTATAATCTAAAACTTCACCTAGGGTAACTTTTGGCAATAGTTTTTCGTTGTTTTCTTCGTCTTCGTCTTCAGTTTTTACGATTCCGTAAACCTTTAGGAAACCGTCGAAAATGATGACCTCACCCTGCGCTTCAAAATGCTGCGGAAGTTTTGCATTACCAATTTCGATCACAGTTTTCTCAATTTTGGCATTTGCCATCTGAGAAGCCAATGTTCTTCTGTAAATTAATTGGTATAATTTGCTCAACTGAACATCACCGATCGATTTTACAGAAAAATCTGTAGGCCGGATTGCCTCGTGAGCTTCCTGCGCTGAAGCAGATTTGGTGGTATATTTTCTTGGTGCAGAATACTCTGCTCCATATTCTGAAGTAATTTGATTTTTTGCACCTTCAATGGCTTCCTGAGAAAGGTTTACGGAGTCGGTTCTCATATAAGTAATGAATCCTTCTTCATATAATCTCTGAGCCAGACGCATGGTGTTGGTTACATTATAACCTAATCTTGAAGAAGCTTCCTGCTGAAGCGTAGAAGTCGTAAAGGGTGCAGAAGCAGAACGTGTTCCAGGTTTGGTTTCCACATTCAGAACTTTGAATTCTGTCGTTCTTGCTAATTCTAAGAATTTCTCTGCGTCTTCTTCTTTATCGAAATCTTTTTTAAGTTTTGCAGCGATTTCCTGTTCTGCTTTATTTAAGAAAACTCCATCAAGCTTGAAACTTGCTTTTGGAGTAAACTGACGAATTTCTTTTTCTCTTTCTACCACCAATCTTACAGCTACCGACTGCACTCTTCCTGCAGACAATCCCGGTTTTACTTTTTTCCAAAGTACGGGAGACATTTCGAAACCTACGATTCTGTCTAGAACTCTTCTCGCCTGTTGAGCGTTGACTAAGTTCTGATCAATATCTCTCGGATTCTCAATTGCTTTTAATATTGCATTTTTGGTAATCTCGTGAAAGACGATTCTTTTTCTGTTTTCCGGTTTTAGTTTTAATTCATCTGCCAAATGCCAGGCGATCGCTTCACCCTCGCGATCCTCATCGGAAGCGAGCCAAACCATTTCGGCTTTCTTTACGGCAGACTTTAATTCTGTGACCAATTTCTTTTTATCGGCGGAAACTTCGTAATCCGGACTGAAGGTGGCAAGGTCAATTCCCATTCCTTTTTTTGGAAGGTCACGGATGTGCCCGAAGCTCGATTTGACTTCGAAATCCTTCCCTAAATATTTCTGAATAGTTTTTGCTTTTGCCGGAGACTCGACGATTACTAAATTTTTCGACATCCTCTAAATTTTTGCAAAAGTAAAGCTTTTTTATTATATAGATTTTCCGTCAGACCATTTTATGCAATAATTCTATCGGCGCAATGAAGATTCTGTAGAAAAAACCTTCAAAAGTAAAGCCTCTTCCGGACATTTCTACACGATACGTCAACGATAAAATAATAATGAATAAGGTAACGTAGAATTTCAGATTTAATTTTAAAACTTCAGAACCTATAGAACCAGTGCTATCCTTCAACTGCATGGCGAAAAGCACAATCAGAAATATCATGTGAATGTACATCCATCTTCCCCAATCAATAGCCAAGTAAAACAGCGGTAATGAGAAAAGAAATGCACCTATTAATAAAATAGATGTCGCCTTTCGATGAGTTTGATATTTTAAATAAAATCCAATGTGAAAAACTGATATTAAAAAACTTATGACGTATAATCGGTATTCTTTAATATGTTCGATGATGTACTCTCTCTCATTGATATCCCAAAAGAAAATACCTTTTGTAAGGATCACTCCTCGTTGCTGAAGGATTTGTAAGGATTGTCCTTCATTGATATTTTTCCCTAAAAGAGCGATGAAAACTGCCGGAACAAAAACTGCGAAGATGTATTTTAAATATCTTTTTAATTCAACTTTTCCAGTTTTCAAATATAATGCGATCAGAAAATAAGGAATAAAAAACAAGGTTATTTCGTGGAAAAACATCGCAATAAAAAGTCCGCCACAAATGCAATATTCTTTTGATTTTGTGAGTGAATTCTTATTTAAATGATAAACGAAATACGCAAACAAAAAGAACACAATAAATTCTTTTTTACCAACATAATCTACACAGTTAAAAAGTCCTACAAACCCGATGGATGAAAGCAAAAGTGAGAGATAAAGAAAGGTTGCTTCTTTGTATTGAATCAATTTAAAATAAAAATAAAAAAAGCCTGAAATGATCATTACCTGAAAAAAGTAGACTAATAAATTTAATTTTAAACCTGAAATGTCCTGCAGCAGAAAAAAGAAACTTCCGGAAAGCCCTCTTCTTTTGAAACCACCATCCTGATAATTGATCAGCCAATCTCCTAAAATATATCCGTCTGATTTTACATTATGGAGATAGGTAAATGTAATCGCAAACAAGGCTGTTGCGGCAATAAGAACATAAATAAAGATCTTAATATTAAAAAAAGATAAAATTTTCTTGCGTATCATCATAAGTTTCTCAGATTTATTTCAACAAAAAAGAGAAGCAAAACAGCTCTTAAATTATTATATAAATCCGTTAATTTTGTAAAATCAAAAATAGGGATTTACAAATAGCTAAGCACTATTTTGTTTCTCTTTACTATAAAATTTAAAGAAAAATTCTTTTAACCTTTTATTTTTTCACAATCTTTACTACAGTTTCAGAATTATTGATTCTCACCAGATAAACTCCCTGCACAAGCGAAGAAACATCGGTCTTGGTGTTTTCAAACTTGCCGGACTTTACCATTTGACCGGAAGCGTTGTAAATCTGATAGTGATAATCTTTGTTGTCTGTTGCCTTGATATACAAAACATCTTTCACAGGATTCGGGAATAATGTGATTTTGTTTTCTCTGGTGATTTCGGCAATTTCATTTTTACTGAAAACATTGGAAGCTTTCACTGAAGCTCCAGCAGTAACCGGAATTGCAGGAATAGGTCCAGCTTCGTTTCCGTTTTGATCATAATTGACTTTCACACAGCGGCAATTCATTCCGAAATAAGGATCGTTATTGTCATGAAAAGCAATCAAACGGTTGGCTGATGAAGCTGCATCGAAAAGTATGTTGATTGGTCTTCCGATGTAATTTGAATTCAAAGCAGCCGTCCATACTCCCGGATATTGGAAATTATTTACCGTAAAAGTTCCTGCTGCAGACTGATTAGCCGTCACACTTCTGAAACCACGCGATCCTGAATTGGGATAATTCCCCACCGAATAACTTGCATTATTGAACATATAACCGATTGTGGTTGTGGTCGTATTTCTCACTCTTACCCCTGCATAATCATTAATTACACTGTATGCCGTCGCTACTTTTTTATCTATTTTATACCAAGGTGAAATTCCGTAATCACGGTTTGCCAAGATTGCTACACCCGTAAGATCAGGAATTCTCCAGCCTTCCGGACAAGGGTCAAATGGAGATTTTTCACCGCCTCTTCCC contains:
- a CDS encoding DUF6705 family protein, producing MKNILILIIFISALSCKAQSTIIDIVNECNDNNHNYTNGSVYLKDISNVYQPFIGTWKWTEGNREMTLVLIKQTKHNYNDTGNDNYYEDRLVGYYIYKENGVTLIDTSNDNLQKDFGITVNFQIYCNNSDNVHTVFFTDIPKNKDYEVKLEKLSPTQIKFNGKMGQYSIMPSKIPKIIHGGYSFPLEMTFTKQ
- a CDS encoding DUF6261 family protein, with the translated sequence MNAIELKLLRNAEYLQYVKDYLGIINLNTPEQLGIEAKLAVLTTKTTELEALYKKALASEKTQELLTLDERRDNAINGIYYFLLGYSYHYDADLQQKAQSLLANMALYGSGIARLNYQAETATLNNLLRDWENKPELIDAISSFNIFAWVNEMKVANEEFNNKYLSRTQEYGDANPETIKTKREETNTAYYALRDRIDALHLLIETPPSPYATVINQLNALTDQYNNLLINRTDNSSLETPETPDKS
- the topA gene encoding type I DNA topoisomerase — translated: MSKNLVIVESPAKAKTIQKYLGKDFEVKSSFGHIRDLPKKGMGIDLATFSPDYEVSADKKKLVTELKSAVKKAEMVWLASDEDREGEAIAWHLADELKLKPENRKRIVFHEITKNAILKAIENPRDIDQNLVNAQQARRVLDRIVGFEMSPVLWKKVKPGLSAGRVQSVAVRLVVEREKEIRQFTPKASFKLDGVFLNKAEQEIAAKLKKDFDKEEDAEKFLELARTTEFKVLNVETKPGTRSASAPFTTSTLQQEASSRLGYNVTNTMRLAQRLYEEGFITYMRTDSVNLSQEAIEGAKNQITSEYGAEYSAPRKYTTKSASAQEAHEAIRPTDFSVKSIGDVQLSKLYQLIYRRTLASQMANAKIEKTVIEIGNAKLPQHFEAQGEVIIFDGFLKVYGIVKTEDEDEENNEKLLPKVTLGEVLDYKKITATEKFTRPAARFTEAMLVKKLEELGIGRPSTYAPTIQTIQNREYVDKRELEPQTREVVKISLAKDKIKKEVLEDKFGGDKNKFIPTDIGEVVNDFLTNNFAEILDYGFTARVEESFDEIANGEQKWKEMMTDFYSKFHPRIEDVEENADRANGERLLGVDPKSGKNIYARIGRFGPMIQIGEQDDEEKPIFASLMAGQNIATIALEDALELFKLPFELNDFEDQSVTIGVGRFGPYVKWGETYISIPKGEDPLSIDQNRAEEIIAEKKLADAPIANFKGEPITKGTGRFGPFIKYQSIFINVPKRYDFDNLSQSDINELVEAKLEKEANRYIQQWEKEKISLENGRWGPFIKFGKAMFKIPKKKDDTKYEADDLKEVSLDEVKKWITAQDPKAFAEKKKPAAKKPAAKKATTAKKAPAKKPAARNNKF
- a CDS encoding S9 family peptidase, producing MKMKTINKPTVCKKIVSRKQFCRNLLLVLFLLVTATHVMAVPPDFTTKNIKFLSEGDSLAGTIYKPDHISAAVVLIHGSGQEKRMTKFATLLAKNGIAVLTYDKRGVGESGGIYAGPEVGTNNVDAANLNLLSMDASAAVEVFSNYLSNKQIPIGLTGASQAGWIIPLTAEKNKKVKFMAIFSGALITVKEQLRFQFYTNGNSKFWDTHTEEDARKHTMTDPDKYEFTDTDPQDVLSKLSIPGLWIFGGKDIQVPVNLSIEHLNTLKSKGKRYEYRLFPELGHNTAFSKSEEPMNEAIRWMKNIKIMIAKK
- a CDS encoding helix-turn-helix domain-containing protein — encoded protein: MTNNVAEKIKRLRKSKGFSQEDMADKLHISQSAYARIETGESHSWAAHIEKLSEIFEVKPEDFLIDETNNFSSLDQLGGFAFQNVGTITTINSFLSEKLVEQYEERIKELKEQVEYWKNKSEGNN